Proteins found in one Candidatus Binatia bacterium genomic segment:
- a CDS encoding L,D-transpeptidase family protein, with the protein MFGLAALVCLMAVAATYPPALSQAAAREWTEDVFENKNSGRPYVALASPDPVQAHTVIGSTRYYQVQKKDTFFDIARYYSLGYNELLEANPGVDPWVPPAGQPIMLPTEWVLPNAALSGIVVNVPEMRLYYFHPGRSTNLVSTYPVGLGRDDWRTPSGAFKISGKTKNPTWVLPESIKREHIKDGKPAPDFIAGGDPENPLGKYRFELSMPMYRIHGTNIPWGVGMQVSHGCVRLYPEEIEHLFPLVPVGTPGQFVYQPIKVGAREGRIYIEVHQDIYDKIPDMQTEALRLLRQQGWAEYVDMDLVGQTVEEQNGVAVDVTREGVRYRPVDPAAPPPAAPSNVKAPPAPASSTATGTAKTKSAKSAKSAKSAKSARSTTSTKAATSTKSTRATKKPPAVKAKSTTGKAATRTASAGSR; encoded by the coding sequence TTGTTCGGTCTCGCAGCCCTGGTGTGCCTGATGGCGGTGGCGGCAACGTATCCCCCCGCGCTGAGCCAGGCGGCGGCTCGCGAATGGACCGAAGACGTCTTCGAAAACAAGAACTCGGGCCGACCGTACGTCGCGTTGGCCAGCCCCGATCCGGTTCAGGCGCACACGGTTATCGGTTCGACGCGCTACTACCAGGTTCAGAAGAAGGACACGTTCTTCGATATCGCCCGTTACTACAGCCTCGGTTACAACGAACTGCTCGAAGCCAACCCCGGCGTCGATCCCTGGGTGCCGCCGGCCGGACAGCCGATCATGCTGCCGACGGAATGGGTGCTGCCGAACGCGGCGCTCAGCGGTATCGTCGTGAACGTCCCCGAGATGCGGCTGTACTACTTCCACCCCGGGCGGAGCACGAACCTCGTCAGCACTTACCCGGTCGGTCTCGGCCGCGACGATTGGCGAACGCCGAGCGGTGCGTTCAAGATTTCGGGCAAGACCAAGAATCCCACCTGGGTTCTGCCCGAATCCATCAAGCGCGAGCACATCAAGGACGGCAAACCGGCGCCGGATTTCATCGCCGGCGGGGATCCCGAGAATCCCCTCGGCAAGTACCGTTTCGAGCTGTCGATGCCCATGTACAGGATTCACGGCACCAATATACCGTGGGGCGTCGGCATGCAGGTCAGTCACGGCTGCGTCCGCCTGTACCCGGAGGAAATCGAGCATCTGTTTCCCCTGGTGCCGGTCGGCACTCCCGGCCAGTTCGTCTACCAGCCGATCAAGGTGGGTGCCCGCGAGGGCCGCATCTACATTGAAGTCCACCAGGACATCTACGACAAGATCCCGGACATGCAGACCGAGGCCCTCCGGCTCCTGCGGCAGCAGGGATGGGCCGAATACGTCGATATGGACCTGGTGGGGCAGACGGTGGAGGAACAGAACGGGGTCGCGGTCGATGTGACCCGTGAGGGCGTGCGCTACCGCCCCGTCGATCCGGCAGCACCGCCGCCCGCTGCCCCGAGCAACGTGAAAGCGCCGCCGGCGCCGGCGTCCAGTACGGCAACCGGCACGGCCAAGACCAAGTCCGCCAAGTCCGCCAAGTCGGCAAAGTCAGCAAAGTCGGCCAGGTCGACCACTTCGACCAAGGCCGCGACGTCCACGAAGTCCACCAGGGCCACCAAGAAACCGCCGGCCGTCAAGGCCAAGTCCACAACCGGCAAGGCGGCGACGCGGACCGCTTCGGCCGGGTCGCGTTAA
- a CDS encoding S9 family peptidase, whose product MADRRCAPCGSWPSAISAAAVAARGGVDLRSPLGQAHFDGGALYWIEGRPRDGGRQVVVRWTAGVSEDVLPPGFSARSRVNEYGGGAYAVTGGTVIFVNESDQRVYRVDPGGLPVPLTPAGRWSYADLTADAHRRRVLAVREDGTAGGEPVLTLVAIDLEAPGQPRVLAAGSDFYAAPRPGPDGRSLAWLQWNHPNMPWDGTELHVGRFDAGGGIVAARRVAGAADESVIQPTWSPDGDLYYSSDRSGWWNLYRDRDGTAEPLCPMNAEFAVPPWVFAATTFGFESAVALLCAYASGGSWRLGRIDLRTGTIESVPTPYTEISGLCVGPEAAVFCAGSPNLALSLVRLDLRSRAVTVLRSSQVAGAAPEALSVPEVVDFPTGGGHRAHGFFYPPVNGGFAGLPGERPPLLVLLHGGPTASASTALDWRIQFWTSRGFAVLDVNYRGSTGYGRAYRRLLDGQWGVADVEDCVAGASYLVDRGDVDGGRLAIRGGSAGGFTALCALTFHDTFAAGAVYYGISDLEALTVDTHKFESRYLDRLVGPYPERRDVYRARSPIHAVERLARPVILFQGSDDVVVPRVQSERLAEALRSRGLPVAYLCFAGEGHGFRRTENVARALEAELYFYGRVMGFVPAGGVPPVPIDNLEPAAAGRGRSGE is encoded by the coding sequence GTGGCTGACCGCCGCTGTGCCCCCTGCGGGTCGTGGCCGTCGGCGATCTCTGCCGCCGCCGTGGCGGCGCGTGGCGGAGTCGATCTGCGTTCGCCCCTGGGACAGGCGCACTTCGACGGCGGCGCGTTGTACTGGATCGAAGGCCGTCCGCGCGACGGCGGTCGACAGGTCGTAGTTAGATGGACGGCCGGGGTATCCGAGGACGTGCTTCCGCCCGGCTTCAGTGCGCGCAGCCGTGTCAACGAGTACGGCGGCGGTGCGTATGCCGTGACCGGAGGCACGGTGATCTTCGTGAACGAGTCCGACCAGCGCGTATACCGGGTCGACCCCGGCGGTCTGCCCGTGCCGCTCACTCCCGCCGGCCGGTGGTCCTACGCCGACCTGACCGCCGACGCGCACCGCCGGCGCGTGCTGGCGGTGCGTGAGGACGGCACCGCCGGCGGCGAACCGGTTCTGACCCTGGTGGCCATCGACCTCGAGGCGCCCGGTCAACCCCGTGTGCTCGCCGCGGGCAGCGACTTTTACGCCGCGCCTCGTCCCGGTCCCGACGGTCGCTCCCTGGCCTGGCTGCAGTGGAATCACCCGAATATGCCGTGGGACGGGACGGAACTTCACGTCGGGCGCTTCGATGCGGGTGGGGGAATCGTGGCGGCGCGCCGGGTCGCCGGGGCCGCGGACGAGTCCGTGATCCAGCCGACCTGGTCGCCCGACGGGGATCTCTATTATTCGTCCGACCGCTCCGGTTGGTGGAATCTCTACCGCGACCGTGACGGCACGGCGGAACCGTTATGTCCGATGAACGCCGAATTTGCCGTGCCGCCGTGGGTGTTCGCGGCGACGACCTTCGGCTTCGAATCCGCGGTTGCGCTGCTCTGCGCATACGCGAGCGGGGGTAGTTGGCGTCTCGGGCGCATCGATCTGCGAACGGGAACCATCGAGTCGGTGCCCACGCCGTACACGGAAATCTCGGGCCTGTGCGTTGGACCGGAGGCGGCGGTCTTCTGTGCCGGCTCCCCGAACCTGGCATTGTCGCTCGTGCGGCTCGATCTGCGTAGCCGTGCGGTGACGGTGCTGCGATCTTCGCAAGTTGCCGGCGCGGCTCCGGAAGCGCTGTCCGTCCCCGAGGTCGTCGATTTCCCCACCGGCGGCGGCCACCGCGCCCACGGTTTTTTCTACCCGCCGGTGAACGGAGGTTTCGCGGGGTTGCCCGGCGAACGGCCGCCGTTGCTGGTGCTGCTTCACGGCGGACCGACGGCAAGTGCATCGACGGCGCTCGATTGGCGGATTCAGTTCTGGACCAGTCGTGGCTTTGCGGTGCTCGACGTCAATTACCGGGGCAGCACGGGCTACGGCAGGGCGTACCGGCGTTTGCTCGACGGCCAGTGGGGCGTGGCCGACGTCGAGGATTGCGTGGCCGGGGCGAGCTACCTCGTGGACCGCGGCGACGTCGACGGCGGGCGGTTGGCGATTCGTGGCGGCAGTGCCGGCGGCTTCACCGCGCTGTGTGCCTTGACCTTCCACGATACCTTCGCGGCCGGCGCGGTGTACTACGGCATCAGCGACCTGGAGGCGCTGACGGTGGACACGCACAAGTTCGAATCGCGTTACCTCGATCGCCTGGTCGGACCTTACCCCGAGCGGCGCGACGTCTACCGTGCCCGGTCGCCGATCCACGCGGTGGAACGGCTGGCGCGGCCGGTGATCCTCTTTCAGGGCAGTGACGATGTTGTCGTGCCGCGGGTTCAGTCGGAGCGGCTGGCGGAGGCGCTGCGGTCGCGGGGGTTGCCCGTGGCTTATCTTTGTTTTGCGGGCGAAGGTCACGGGTTCAGGCGCACCGAGAACGTCGCCCGGGCCCTCGAAGCCGAGTTGTACTTCTACGGACGGGTGATGGGGTTCGTGCCGGCCGGTGGGGTGCCGCCGGTGCCGATCGACAATCTGGAGCCTGCGGCCGCCGGCCGGGGCCGCAGCGGGGAGTAA
- a CDS encoding penicillin acylase family protein, whose translation MGSIDVGAALPPVGGTAVVRGPGATVAIHRDRWGIPHVRAASEADVFFGQGFAAAQDRLFQMEYDRLRAYGRLASVVGTTKLASDVFARRARLGDAVRAGYAALDAATRDVLAAYAAGVNAFLGSTAARPVELQALEHEPEPWEACDAVAVFVARHVLFGSLAMKLFRARAVVALGPEALNWFRHEGGKGERTDVIVPPGTTDTVRALPLAAWEAEVAALDGLRGAMGLAGSNAWVLAGTRTAGGKPLLGGDPHRVLELPNVYAQVHLACPSFDAVGLAFPGVPGMVHFGQSEHVAWCVTNAQADYQDLFIERFRDGGGGLQVETVSGWADAKVVPETIAVRDGAAHVVETVVTPHGPVVIGDPRSGRALALRSAGLLEAGGSLRLVLPQLRARTADAVDTALADWVEPANNFVLGDTAGTILYRTAGRIPVRPVVNAWIPVPGWDGGHEWVGMVPDADLPRSRNPESGQIVTANNRVVPEGYRYALGVDYFNDHRARRIAACLAPLRAAGCNDFAAIHRDEVSLSAQALRDRVAGLDPARLSEAAQAVRMRLLRWDGTMAADSAEAAMYAEVRQQLVRAIANQPRLAPLRASGFADEPLPVVPLEMRIAMCLGSLMVPPAATIFGPGVDWGALLAAALEAAVPEATAGAKWGARHRALPQHPLAGVSGDLDAAVAVSLPELSGDLDCVRAAIGPIGLFDHVVLASTARYVFDLADRAGGGWVVPHGASGHPGSPHYTDQQAAWVEGALLPFEIDWEELARKTEATLRLEPTP comes from the coding sequence ATGGGTTCTATCGATGTCGGGGCGGCGCTCCCGCCGGTCGGCGGTACGGCGGTGGTGCGTGGCCCGGGCGCCACAGTCGCCATACACCGGGACCGCTGGGGGATTCCCCACGTTAGAGCGGCGTCGGAGGCGGATGTCTTTTTCGGGCAGGGGTTCGCAGCCGCGCAGGATCGATTGTTCCAGATGGAGTACGACCGGTTGCGGGCGTACGGGCGGCTGGCTTCCGTGGTGGGGACGACGAAGTTGGCGAGCGACGTCTTTGCGCGTCGCGCCCGCCTCGGGGACGCCGTGCGGGCGGGATACGCGGCCCTCGACGCAGCTACCCGCGACGTCCTCGCCGCTTATGCCGCCGGGGTCAACGCGTTTCTTGGGAGCACCGCGGCGCGGCCGGTCGAGTTGCAGGCGCTGGAGCACGAACCGGAGCCGTGGGAGGCGTGCGACGCCGTGGCGGTCTTCGTGGCTCGTCATGTGCTTTTCGGCTCCCTGGCGATGAAGCTCTTCCGGGCCCGTGCGGTGGTCGCCCTCGGTCCGGAGGCACTGAACTGGTTTCGTCACGAAGGAGGGAAGGGCGAGCGCACCGACGTTATCGTCCCGCCGGGAACCACGGACACCGTGCGCGCCTTGCCGCTGGCGGCGTGGGAGGCGGAGGTGGCGGCGCTCGATGGCCTGCGCGGCGCGATGGGTCTCGCGGGGAGCAATGCCTGGGTGCTGGCGGGGACGCGCACCGCCGGCGGCAAGCCGCTCCTCGGTGGCGATCCGCATCGGGTGCTGGAACTGCCCAACGTGTACGCGCAGGTGCATCTGGCGTGTCCGTCGTTCGATGCCGTCGGCCTGGCGTTCCCGGGCGTGCCGGGCATGGTTCACTTCGGGCAGAGCGAACACGTCGCGTGGTGCGTCACCAACGCTCAGGCGGACTATCAGGACCTGTTCATCGAGCGCTTCCGGGACGGCGGCGGCGGGCTGCAGGTCGAGACGGTGTCGGGCTGGGCGGATGCGAAGGTGGTGCCGGAGACGATCGCGGTTCGCGATGGGGCCGCACACGTCGTCGAGACCGTGGTGACACCGCACGGACCGGTTGTCATCGGCGATCCGCGTTCGGGCAGGGCGCTGGCGCTAAGGTCGGCGGGCCTGCTCGAAGCCGGCGGGTCGTTGCGCCTGGTGTTGCCGCAGTTGCGGGCCCGCACGGCGGACGCGGTCGACACGGCGTTGGCCGATTGGGTCGAGCCGGCCAACAACTTCGTCCTAGGCGATACGGCCGGGACGATTCTGTACCGAACCGCGGGACGGATCCCGGTGCGTCCGGTTGTGAACGCGTGGATTCCGGTGCCGGGTTGGGATGGCGGTCACGAGTGGGTGGGGATGGTACCCGACGCCGACCTGCCGCGCAGCCGCAACCCCGAAAGCGGACAGATCGTTACGGCGAACAACCGGGTCGTGCCGGAAGGCTATCGATACGCGCTCGGGGTCGATTATTTCAACGACCATCGCGCCCGGCGCATTGCGGCGTGCCTGGCACCGCTCCGGGCGGCCGGGTGCAACGACTTTGCGGCGATTCATCGTGACGAGGTGAGCCTGAGTGCGCAGGCGTTGCGGGACCGCGTTGCGGGTCTCGACCCGGCGCGCCTGTCGGAGGCGGCGCAGGCGGTACGAATGCGGCTGCTCCGCTGGGACGGCACCATGGCGGCAGACAGCGCCGAGGCGGCGATGTATGCCGAGGTGCGGCAGCAGCTTGTCCGCGCCATTGCCAATCAGCCACGTCTGGCGCCGTTGCGGGCATCCGGGTTCGCCGACGAACCGTTGCCCGTGGTGCCGCTGGAGATGCGCATTGCGATGTGTCTGGGATCGTTGATGGTGCCGCCGGCGGCGACGATCTTCGGGCCCGGCGTCGATTGGGGCGCTTTGCTGGCGGCGGCACTGGAGGCCGCCGTGCCGGAGGCGACCGCCGGGGCGAAGTGGGGCGCGCGGCACCGGGCGCTGCCGCAACATCCGCTGGCCGGCGTCTCGGGCGATCTCGACGCTGCCGTCGCGGTGTCGCTGCCGGAGTTGTCGGGCGATCTCGATTGCGTGCGGGCGGCGATCGGGCCGATCGGCTTATTCGATCATGTCGTGTTGGCGTCGACCGCGCGATACGTTTTCGACCTGGCCGATCGTGCCGGCGGCGGATGGGTGGTGCCGCACGGCGCCTCCGGACATCCGGGAAGTCCGCACTACACCGATCAGCAGGCGGCGTGGGTCGAGGGAGCGTTGCTGCCGTTCGAGATCGACTGGGAGGAACTTGCGCGCAAAACCGAGGCGACCCTGCGCCTGGAGCCGACGCCGTAG
- a CDS encoding glycosyl hydrolase family 8 encodes MTTTGKRMRAWWAGVAAGILLAAALAAPAAGVNHPFGSRPFSYAPGTIVPNHLAPAALDQAVRDFYDAWKARYLLQTCGAGRYVVVASVKGGNLTVSEAHGYGMVLAALMAGHDPDARAIFDGMLAYFHEHPSVLTPGLMSWYQRRTCTDAEDGDSASDGDLDIAFALLLAEKQWGNCGTFDYGAEAQQILAAIRTGELDSSGRYVRLGDWTVPSEPDYYYATRSSDFMPDHLRVFAAATGDSIWTDVLDHTYTVFDAVQTTHSPTTGLLPDFIADPLGTPDPVGPHYLEGPNDGAYDYNACRDPWRLGTDYVVAGDARAKTAVQRITNWFRSATGNDPNGIQAGYQLNGTLSAGANYRSMAFVAPLGVAAMADAGNQAWLNDIWDLVDGTSIDDEAYYENTLKLLAMIVMSGNWWTPPSVSGGCVPAPSTPICTGGGYLSGLDIKIGAVTAGPARQSLRLKGGVFFPLGIPATTPYTNGAQLLIEDLGNGNSAVFDISRFTTPIPPASAGPCGSGDGWKVATTRTTYRNRSTALDPPVCTAGSSGGLSELRYRPYDTTELEVQAKARRATIAAPLGPLRASLVLGNTQAAGDNGVCAISTVVPCTPSGNSVRCR; translated from the coding sequence ATGACGACGACGGGAAAACGGATGCGCGCATGGTGGGCCGGAGTCGCTGCCGGAATCCTGCTCGCCGCGGCGCTCGCCGCGCCGGCGGCGGGAGTCAATCACCCGTTCGGCTCACGCCCTTTTTCCTACGCCCCGGGCACGATCGTCCCCAATCACCTTGCGCCGGCCGCGCTCGATCAAGCGGTGCGGGATTTCTACGATGCATGGAAGGCGCGCTACCTGCTGCAAACCTGCGGTGCCGGCCGTTACGTCGTCGTCGCCAGCGTCAAGGGCGGCAACCTGACCGTGTCGGAAGCGCACGGCTACGGCATGGTGCTCGCCGCCCTCATGGCCGGGCACGATCCCGATGCGCGCGCCATCTTCGACGGCATGCTCGCCTATTTCCACGAGCATCCGTCGGTGCTCACCCCCGGCCTCATGTCCTGGTACCAGCGCCGGACTTGCACCGACGCCGAAGACGGAGACAGCGCCTCCGACGGCGATCTCGATATCGCCTTCGCGCTGCTCCTTGCCGAGAAGCAGTGGGGCAACTGCGGCACGTTCGACTACGGCGCCGAGGCACAACAGATCCTCGCCGCCATCCGGACCGGCGAACTGGACTCGAGCGGCCGATACGTGCGACTCGGCGATTGGACCGTCCCGTCCGAGCCGGACTATTACTACGCGACGCGCTCGTCCGACTTCATGCCCGATCACCTGCGGGTCTTCGCCGCGGCCACCGGCGATAGCATCTGGACCGACGTCCTCGATCATACCTACACCGTCTTCGACGCCGTGCAGACGACCCACAGTCCGACCACCGGCCTGCTCCCCGATTTCATCGCCGACCCCCTCGGTACGCCTGACCCGGTCGGGCCGCACTACCTCGAAGGCCCCAACGACGGCGCCTACGACTACAACGCCTGCCGGGACCCGTGGCGCCTCGGCACCGACTACGTGGTCGCCGGCGACGCGCGCGCCAAGACCGCCGTGCAGCGCATCACGAACTGGTTCCGCTCCGCCACCGGCAACGACCCCAACGGCATCCAGGCCGGGTACCAGCTCAACGGCACCCTGAGCGCGGGGGCGAACTACCGCTCGATGGCCTTCGTCGCTCCGCTCGGCGTCGCGGCTATGGCCGACGCCGGCAACCAGGCCTGGCTGAACGATATCTGGGATCTGGTGGATGGGACGTCGATCGACGACGAAGCCTACTACGAAAACACACTGAAGCTGCTGGCGATGATCGTTATGTCGGGGAATTGGTGGACCCCGCCGAGCGTCTCGGGCGGCTGCGTGCCGGCACCGAGCACGCCGATCTGCACCGGCGGCGGCTATCTCTCCGGGCTCGACATCAAGATCGGCGCGGTCACCGCAGGTCCGGCGCGCCAGAGTCTGCGGCTCAAGGGCGGTGTCTTCTTCCCGCTCGGTATTCCGGCGACCACACCGTACACGAACGGCGCCCAGCTTCTCATCGAGGATCTCGGCAACGGCAACAGCGCCGTGTTCGACATCAGCCGCTTCACCACGCCGATTCCGCCAGCGTCCGCCGGACCGTGCGGGTCCGGCGACGGCTGGAAGGTCGCGACCACCCGCACCACTTATCGCAACCGCTCGACGGCGCTCGACCCGCCTGTTTGCACGGCCGGCTCGTCGGGAGGGTTGAGCGAGCTCCGCTACCGGCCGTACGACACGACCGAGCTGGAAGTGCAGGCCAAAGCGCGCCGGGCCACGATCGCCGCGCCGCTCGGCCCCCTGCGCGCATCGCTGGTTCTCGGCAACACGCAGGCAGCGGGCGACAACGGGGTGTGCGCCATCAGTACCGTGGTGCCGTGTACGCCGTCGGGCAACAGCGTGCGCTGCCGGTAG
- a CDS encoding PIN domain-containing protein: MKTYLDSTVLVSLLHAQSRFKAAADAAVTDANGRAFTSTHALVETYRALTTLRLPIPPRAARQLVAGLEQAIRIVAIPRTVYTAALTEVSRQGLAGPIVYDAVHCLAARAGKARRIVTRNASHFRLFSRSIEVVELTELENGTA, from the coding sequence ATGAAGACCTACCTGGACTCGACGGTTCTGGTTTCGCTTCTCCACGCGCAATCCCGCTTCAAGGCAGCGGCAGACGCTGCCGTCACCGACGCGAATGGCCGCGCCTTCACCTCCACACATGCGCTGGTCGAAACCTACCGGGCGCTCACTACCCTCAGGTTACCGATTCCGCCCCGCGCCGCCCGCCAGCTCGTGGCCGGGTTGGAGCAGGCGATCCGTATCGTGGCGATTCCGCGAACCGTGTACACCGCCGCATTGACAGAGGTTTCACGGCAAGGCCTGGCCGGTCCGATTGTCTATGATGCCGTCCATTGCCTGGCTGCCCGCGCGGGCAAGGCTCGACGGATCGTCACGCGCAACGCGAGCCATTTCCGGCTGTTCTCTCGATCGATCGAAGTGGTCGAACTGACAGAACTTGAGAACGGCACGGCGTAG
- a CDS encoding class I SAM-dependent methyltransferase yields MAYCDACEVGRLDPPPGAAANSQQRGSQAGAEDPDEAEQLARTFRRKLGRLLRYGSIRDLLQIGSGAGAFLREAGLMGIPRVVGVETDSDAADAARSAGLEVHPGPIVALPPTQQFDAIVLLDALEQVREPIPFLSSLRPHLRSGGHLFVMTPNIRSLVARMYGARWRPFAQSDRVYHYGPRGIRLLLERTGFDPVWVRGTGQYVTLGSLFRRLAPLAPRLAPIAGSAARLLHLDGRVVYAPNGAMDVVARARRSPGLEGQAV; encoded by the coding sequence GTGGCGTATTGCGACGCCTGCGAGGTCGGCCGCCTCGATCCGCCTCCCGGCGCCGCGGCGAACAGCCAGCAGCGGGGGTCGCAAGCCGGCGCTGAAGACCCTGACGAGGCCGAGCAACTCGCCCGCACGTTCCGGCGCAAGTTAGGACGGTTGCTGCGCTACGGGTCGATACGTGACCTGCTCCAGATCGGCAGTGGAGCCGGCGCGTTCCTGCGCGAAGCCGGGCTCATGGGGATACCCCGTGTGGTCGGCGTCGAAACCGATTCCGACGCCGCCGACGCCGCGCGGAGTGCGGGTCTGGAGGTACACCCGGGACCGATCGTTGCGTTACCGCCGACACAGCAGTTCGACGCTATCGTGCTGCTGGACGCTCTCGAACAAGTCCGCGAACCGATCCCTTTCCTGAGCAGTCTACGACCGCACCTCCGCAGCGGCGGCCACCTGTTCGTCATGACGCCGAACATCCGCTCGCTGGTGGCGCGCATGTACGGGGCAAGGTGGCGTCCGTTCGCGCAATCCGACCGCGTCTATCACTACGGTCCCCGCGGCATCCGGTTGCTGCTCGAACGCACCGGCTTCGACCCGGTCTGGGTCCGCGGCACCGGTCAGTACGTCACGCTGGGTTCGCTGTTCCGCCGATTGGCACCGCTGGCGCCACGGCTCGCCCCCATCGCCGGCAGCGCAGCCCGCCTGCTGCACCTCGACGGCCGCGTCGTCTACGCGCCGAACGGAGCGATGGATGTAGTAGCGCGGGCAAGGAGGAGCCCGGGGCTCGAGGGGCAGGCCGTCTGA
- a CDS encoding YajD family HNH nuclease codes for MARSFKPRRGWQPPAQPGAADAVLAEARASLRARQHGYRERSLAIHGWICAKCAREFDASNLHLLTVHHRDGNHDNNPPDGSNWENLCAYCHEDEHSREVLADYLSGKPR; via the coding sequence ATGGCTCGCAGCTTCAAACCCCGTCGCGGCTGGCAGCCTCCCGCGCAGCCCGGAGCCGCGGATGCCGTGCTCGCCGAAGCGCGGGCGTCGCTGCGCGCTCGCCAGCATGGGTACCGCGAGCGGTCGCTGGCCATCCATGGATGGATTTGCGCCAAGTGCGCGCGTGAGTTTGACGCTTCCAACCTGCACCTGCTGACCGTTCACCACCGCGACGGCAACCACGACAACAACCCGCCCGACGGCAGCAACTGGGAAAATCTCTGTGCCTATTGCCATGAGGACGAGCACAGCCGCGAGGTACTGGCGGATTACCTGTCGGGGAAGCCGCGATAG